The following coding sequences lie in one Mycobacterium gordonae genomic window:
- a CDS encoding type I restriction endonuclease subunit R: protein MSNEDVASLLPAEARARVRIDQQLIQAGWKVQDRKDLNLLAGQGIAVREVVMKPGHGRVDYLLYVDKAVVGVIEAKPMGTPLSGVEWQSAMYAEGLPADVRLAAKTRDGRLPFVFEASGVETHFTNGFDPDPRARLVFNLLKPATLARLLRDADASPERPTWRAKVRDLPALETDPLRPAQVNAISGIEKSLADQQFDRSLVQMATGAGKTYTAVTESYRLLKFGGFNRILFLVDRNNLADQTLAEFQNYRTPDDGRRFTELYNVTKLSSAGLLGSSKVVISTIQRVYKFLNDGEVSDADDPNLDKFTPETPVTVSYSEALPPETFDLVIVDEAHRSIYGVWRGVLEYFDAHVIGLTATPGKQTFGFFRQNLVSEYTYPKSVADGVNVDFDIYRIRTRISEDGSRIEAGTLVPKVDRRTREQKLETLDEDLDYRAAQLDRAVTATDQIRTVLETFRDRLSTEIFPGRSTVPKTLIFAKDDNHAEEIVTQVREVFGKGNDFAAKITYNARNAKEQLQALRTSPSLRIAVTVDMIATGTDVKPLECVFFMRDVRSAQYFEQMKGRGARTITSADFQAVTPDAKNKTRFVIVDAVGVTEHPFVEPPLNRQKSISLKKLLDKAAALTLGEDEAATLASRLVKLEVALTDEERQELDNVAGQPVRDIARALVDAVEPSTGSTEAIERAIEPIAANPELRNRILELRTAHDRVIDEVSRDELVDAGGVVNTDRARSIVDSWRVYLDEHRAEITAIQVAYEAGEQRIDFAYIQGLAARIARPPHNWTPDIIWNAYAAIDAPKVRKCPTHTLTDLVPLIRYTIGVDDELVPYGERVREKYAAWLTQQEQAGVVFNDTERWWLDRIVSVIANSAGIRVEDLDDAPFVERGGTDGALRDLGDRAGDLVEQLNAELTA, encoded by the coding sequence ATGAGTAACGAGGACGTTGCCAGCCTTCTCCCTGCGGAGGCGCGTGCTCGTGTGCGTATTGATCAGCAACTGATCCAGGCAGGCTGGAAGGTCCAGGACAGAAAAGACCTGAATCTGTTGGCGGGACAGGGCATCGCCGTCCGAGAAGTCGTGATGAAGCCCGGGCACGGCCGGGTCGACTACCTGCTGTACGTGGACAAGGCCGTCGTCGGCGTCATCGAGGCCAAGCCAATGGGAACACCGCTTTCAGGCGTGGAGTGGCAGTCGGCCATGTACGCGGAAGGGCTCCCGGCTGATGTGCGGCTCGCCGCCAAGACCCGGGATGGTCGGCTGCCGTTCGTGTTCGAGGCGTCGGGAGTCGAGACACACTTCACCAACGGCTTCGATCCCGATCCGCGGGCGCGCTTAGTCTTCAACTTACTCAAGCCGGCAACGTTGGCGCGCCTCCTTCGTGACGCCGATGCTTCACCCGAGCGCCCGACGTGGCGCGCCAAGGTTCGCGATCTCCCAGCCCTCGAGACCGACCCGCTGCGTCCAGCGCAGGTCAATGCGATTAGCGGGATCGAGAAGAGCCTCGCCGATCAGCAGTTCGACCGATCGCTGGTACAGATGGCGACCGGGGCCGGCAAGACCTACACGGCGGTTACCGAGTCGTACCGATTACTGAAATTCGGTGGATTCAACCGAATTCTCTTTCTCGTCGACCGCAACAACCTCGCCGATCAGACGCTGGCGGAGTTTCAGAACTACCGCACGCCCGATGACGGCCGCCGCTTCACCGAGCTGTACAACGTGACCAAACTGTCCAGTGCCGGACTACTCGGCTCGAGCAAGGTCGTCATCTCGACCATCCAAAGGGTCTACAAGTTCCTCAATGACGGCGAGGTCAGCGACGCCGATGATCCCAACCTCGATAAGTTCACCCCGGAAACCCCTGTCACGGTCTCCTACAGCGAGGCACTTCCGCCGGAAACGTTTGATCTTGTCATCGTCGATGAGGCGCACCGAAGCATCTACGGAGTCTGGCGCGGTGTCTTGGAGTACTTCGACGCCCACGTCATCGGTCTAACCGCCACGCCGGGCAAGCAGACCTTCGGGTTCTTCCGTCAGAACCTCGTTTCTGAATACACCTACCCTAAGTCCGTCGCCGACGGCGTCAACGTGGACTTTGACATCTACCGGATCCGCACCCGAATCAGTGAAGACGGGTCTCGGATCGAAGCCGGGACTCTAGTACCGAAAGTGGACCGCCGAACCAGAGAACAGAAACTCGAAACCCTTGACGAGGATCTGGATTACCGCGCCGCGCAACTGGACCGCGCCGTGACCGCCACCGACCAGATCCGCACCGTCCTAGAAACTTTCCGCGATCGGCTTTCCACCGAGATCTTCCCAGGACGCTCCACCGTCCCGAAGACCTTGATTTTCGCCAAGGACGACAACCACGCGGAGGAGATCGTCACACAGGTTCGCGAGGTGTTCGGCAAAGGCAATGACTTCGCGGCGAAGATCACTTACAACGCCCGCAACGCCAAAGAACAACTCCAGGCCCTGCGGACGAGCCCGTCGCTGCGTATCGCGGTGACCGTCGACATGATCGCGACCGGAACCGACGTCAAACCGCTGGAATGCGTGTTCTTCATGCGTGATGTCCGCTCCGCCCAATACTTCGAGCAAATGAAAGGTCGTGGCGCGCGCACGATCACTTCGGCCGATTTCCAGGCGGTCACGCCCGACGCGAAAAACAAGACCCGGTTCGTAATCGTCGATGCGGTGGGCGTGACTGAGCACCCCTTCGTCGAACCACCGCTTAATCGGCAGAAGTCGATCAGCCTCAAGAAGCTCCTCGACAAGGCCGCCGCCCTCACACTTGGCGAGGACGAAGCGGCAACCCTGGCGTCACGGCTGGTGAAACTCGAAGTTGCACTTACCGATGAGGAGAGGCAGGAACTCGACAACGTCGCCGGCCAACCCGTCCGCGATATCGCCAGGGCGCTCGTGGATGCTGTCGAGCCGTCCACTGGGTCGACCGAGGCGATCGAGCGGGCTATCGAACCGATTGCTGCCAACCCGGAACTGCGCAACCGCATACTCGAACTCCGCACCGCCCACGACCGGGTCATCGACGAGGTGAGTAGAGACGAACTCGTTGACGCCGGCGGAGTGGTTAATACTGACCGTGCCCGGTCGATCGTGGACTCGTGGCGCGTTTACCTCGATGAGCACCGCGCGGAAATCACAGCGATCCAGGTCGCCTATGAGGCGGGCGAACAGCGAATCGACTTCGCCTACATCCAGGGACTCGCCGCCCGTATCGCCCGGCCGCCGCACAACTGGACCCCCGACATCATCTGGAACGCCTACGCAGCGATCGACGCGCCCAAGGTCCGTAAGTGTCCCACGCACACCCTCACGGATCTCGTTCCGCTGATCCGCTACACCATCGGCGTCGACGACGAACTCGTTCCCTACGGTGAGCGGGTGCGGGAGAAATACGCGGCCTGGTTAACACAACAGGAACAGGCTGGTGTGGTGTTTAACGACACTGAGCGCTGGTGGCTGGATCGGATCGTGTCGGTGATCGCCAACTCGGCGGGGATCCGGGTGGAAGACCTGGACGACGCGCCGTTTGTTGAGCGTGGCGGTACCGATGGAGCGTTGCGCGATTTGGGTGACAGGGCCGGCGATCTCGTCGAGCAGCTCAATGCGGAGCTGACCGCATGA
- a CDS encoding restriction endonuclease subunit S: MNWPLVQLGDLIEDITAGKSFGASNAPAEEGHWGIIKVSAMTWGKFKPEENKAVPAELADPRFEIREGDLLVSRANTAEYVGASVLVRAVRPKLLLSDKSLRLTPKSSVHPEWLWYTLQAPAVRSQIRELATGTKDSMRNISQSALRTIRILIPPLDEQRRIVDLLEDHLSRLDAAETYVRNAMQKLRLLKASVLASLHAGEPYPLGALAVDSGYGTSVKCVADGKGAAVVRIPNLVDGQIDLSDEKRVLNAEADTSAYMLAPGDVLIVRTNGSVDLIGRSAVVQPGIDAAFASYLIRYRVREEVVRPRWVQIMLSTPQVRSRIESLAASSAGQHNLSLSKLNPLELPVPPITTQDAGIQLVVGMEVEASRLAASIAATRLRAARLRSSILAAAFSGRLTTSESDLSLNEELIDA; encoded by the coding sequence ATGAATTGGCCGTTGGTGCAGCTCGGGGATCTCATTGAGGACATCACCGCAGGCAAATCGTTTGGCGCTTCAAACGCACCTGCGGAGGAAGGACATTGGGGCATCATCAAGGTAAGTGCGATGACGTGGGGCAAATTCAAACCAGAGGAGAACAAGGCCGTACCGGCCGAGCTTGCAGACCCGAGGTTTGAGATTCGCGAAGGTGATCTACTTGTAAGTCGGGCCAACACAGCCGAATATGTGGGAGCCAGCGTCCTTGTCCGCGCTGTTCGCCCCAAGCTACTTCTAAGCGACAAGAGCCTTCGACTGACGCCCAAGTCCAGCGTTCACCCAGAATGGCTCTGGTACACGCTACAAGCACCTGCGGTTCGCAGCCAGATTCGCGAATTGGCCACTGGTACAAAGGATTCAATGCGAAATATATCGCAGTCAGCTTTGCGCACAATTCGGATCCTGATCCCACCACTCGACGAACAGCGGCGCATCGTCGATCTCCTCGAAGACCACCTGTCTCGACTCGATGCCGCGGAGACATACGTGCGCAATGCGATGCAGAAGTTGAGACTCTTGAAAGCCAGCGTTCTTGCTTCACTTCACGCCGGTGAGCCGTACCCACTGGGGGCTTTGGCGGTCGACTCTGGCTACGGAACGTCGGTGAAGTGCGTTGCCGATGGCAAAGGCGCGGCAGTGGTTCGGATTCCAAATCTGGTCGACGGGCAGATCGATCTGTCAGATGAGAAGCGCGTGCTTAACGCAGAAGCGGACACGTCTGCGTACATGCTTGCTCCGGGCGATGTCCTCATCGTCCGTACGAATGGATCTGTTGACCTGATCGGGCGCTCTGCCGTAGTCCAGCCTGGGATTGATGCAGCTTTTGCTTCGTATCTGATTCGGTATCGCGTGCGGGAAGAGGTCGTCCGGCCGCGTTGGGTTCAAATCATGCTTAGCACGCCACAAGTTCGCTCCCGGATCGAATCATTAGCAGCCTCAAGCGCCGGCCAACACAACCTAAGCCTCAGTAAGCTCAACCCATTGGAGTTGCCCGTCCCGCCCATCACGACCCAAGATGCCGGCATTCAACTTGTTGTCGGGATGGAAGTTGAGGCGTCTCGTCTAGCGGCATCGATTGCTGCTACGCGATTGCGCGCCGCAAGGCTTCGATCGTCGATCCTCGCTGCTGCCTTCTCCGGACGTTTGACTACATCGGAGTCCGACCTGTCGCTCAACGAAGAGTTGATCGATGCATGA
- a CDS encoding PIN domain-containing protein, whose translation MSEIAATVVDTDVFSLIYLRRASCDARVPGWREYLTGRRVLISFQTRAEVLAGARVAGWGERWVAMTIETLDRTPTIRPDNEVVDAYALLVSECRRLGNALHGRKHTGDRWVAACAIAKRLDLLAGDGIYQDAPNLVVRS comes from the coding sequence GTGAGCGAAATCGCGGCGACGGTAGTCGATACCGATGTGTTCAGTCTGATCTACCTTCGCCGCGCCAGCTGTGATGCGCGCGTCCCTGGCTGGCGCGAATACCTGACGGGGCGGCGTGTACTCATTTCCTTCCAGACCAGGGCTGAGGTGCTTGCCGGTGCGCGAGTCGCCGGCTGGGGCGAGCGTTGGGTGGCGATGACGATTGAGACCCTTGACCGGACGCCCACCATTCGCCCCGACAACGAAGTCGTAGACGCGTACGCCCTTCTTGTCAGCGAATGCCGAAGGCTCGGTAACGCTCTGCACGGCAGAAAGCACACCGGTGATCGATGGGTTGCGGCCTGCGCCATCGCCAAGCGGCTAGATCTATTGGCCGGCGACGGGATCTACCAGGACGCACCAAATCTTGTCGTGCGCAGCTGA
- a CDS encoding class I SAM-dependent DNA methyltransferase — MSDSRRLVDKLWAYCNVLRDDGVGVIEYTEQLTYLLFLKMAHERATRKLNPQQIVPDEYSWQRLLDAEGTDLEVEYTKILVGLAQQPGTLGTIFRKAQNRIQDPAKLKRLIVDLIDKENWSASGTDLKGDAYEALLSKGASDKGSGAGQYFTPRDLIRAMVDVIDPSPADMVVDPACGTGGFLLVAHEHAVQGAENLTPTKRKHLRDTFVTGYELVDGTARLAAMNLLLHGIGTADGDSLIDVRDALISDPGRRWSVVLTNPPFGRKSSLMMVGADGREVREDIEIERQDFVVTTSNKQLNFLQHIMTILDINGRAAVVLPDNVLFEGGAGETLRRKLLADFDLHTMLRLPTGIFYAQGVKANVLFFDKKPASEQPWSTKLWVYDLRTNQHFTLKQNPLRRHHLDEFVDFYLSGKPRDERVESERWKSFSYEELVARDKVNLDIIWLRDESLDDADNLPAPEVIAREIVEDLTAALAEFEAVAAALEAAANGDAV; from the coding sequence TTGTCTGATTCCCGGCGCCTGGTCGACAAACTCTGGGCGTACTGCAATGTGCTGCGCGACGATGGCGTTGGTGTCATCGAGTACACCGAGCAACTCACTTACTTGCTGTTCCTGAAGATGGCACACGAGCGGGCAACGAGAAAACTTAACCCGCAGCAGATCGTTCCCGACGAGTATTCCTGGCAGAGGCTCCTGGATGCTGAGGGAACGGACCTTGAGGTCGAATACACGAAGATCCTCGTCGGGTTAGCGCAGCAGCCGGGCACACTTGGCACGATTTTCCGCAAGGCGCAGAACAGGATTCAGGATCCGGCCAAGCTCAAACGCCTCATCGTGGATTTGATCGACAAAGAAAACTGGTCCGCTTCGGGCACAGATCTCAAAGGCGACGCCTACGAGGCGCTGCTGTCCAAGGGCGCATCCGATAAAGGGTCGGGTGCGGGTCAGTACTTCACCCCGCGCGACCTCATCCGGGCAATGGTCGACGTGATCGACCCCTCGCCTGCTGACATGGTCGTCGACCCGGCGTGTGGCACAGGCGGCTTCCTCCTGGTTGCCCATGAACACGCCGTCCAAGGGGCTGAAAACCTGACCCCAACGAAGCGTAAGCACCTGCGGGACACTTTCGTCACTGGCTATGAACTCGTCGACGGGACAGCGCGTCTAGCCGCGATGAACCTGCTGCTCCATGGCATCGGAACCGCCGACGGCGACTCACTGATCGATGTTCGAGACGCACTCATATCTGACCCCGGCCGTCGCTGGTCGGTGGTGCTGACCAACCCACCGTTCGGCCGCAAATCGTCGCTGATGATGGTGGGCGCGGATGGTCGGGAAGTGCGCGAGGACATCGAGATCGAACGGCAGGACTTCGTTGTTACGACCAGCAACAAGCAACTCAATTTCCTGCAGCACATCATGACGATTCTCGATATCAACGGCCGCGCCGCCGTCGTGCTTCCCGATAACGTCCTCTTCGAAGGCGGCGCCGGCGAGACGTTGCGGCGAAAGCTGTTGGCCGACTTTGACCTACACACAATGCTTCGTCTGCCTACCGGCATCTTCTACGCTCAAGGCGTCAAGGCCAACGTGCTCTTTTTCGACAAGAAGCCGGCATCTGAACAGCCGTGGAGCACCAAGCTCTGGGTCTACGACCTGCGCACCAACCAGCACTTCACCCTCAAGCAGAACCCACTGCGGCGCCACCATCTCGACGAGTTCGTCGACTTCTATCTCAGCGGAAAGCCCCGTGACGAACGTGTTGAGTCGGAGAGGTGGAAATCGTTCAGCTACGAGGAACTCGTCGCGCGGGACAAGGTCAATCTCGACATCATCTGGTTGCGTGACGAGTCGCTCGATGACGCCGACAACCTTCCAGCGCCCGAGGTCATCGCCAGAGAGATCGTCGAAGACCTCACCGCCGCGCTCGCGGAGTTTGAGGCGGTCGCGGCAGCCCTCGAAGCCGCCGCGAATGGAGATGCCGTTTAG
- a CDS encoding Rv1419 family lectin, with protein MSGSTMMTRVCRASVVASAMLAIAAFGAGTAHADGPVQLKSRMGDYCLDAPSGSDWSPIVINPCNGTDFQRWTLTGDGELESVAFPGNCLAPAESGFTAHLRNCLAGYTHHWTIHPNGQVTTYIGACLNVLGGPSPGTWVSTQFCDGNIDQGWDSVP; from the coding sequence ATGAGTGGATCAACAATGATGACCCGGGTGTGCCGGGCCTCTGTCGTAGCCAGCGCGATGCTCGCTATCGCCGCGTTCGGTGCTGGCACCGCACACGCCGACGGCCCTGTGCAATTGAAGAGCCGAATGGGCGACTATTGTCTGGACGCCCCGAGTGGCAGCGACTGGTCCCCGATAGTTATCAACCCGTGCAACGGGACCGATTTCCAGCGCTGGACTCTCACCGGCGACGGAGAACTCGAAAGCGTGGCGTTCCCCGGGAATTGCTTGGCGCCGGCGGAGTCCGGCTTTACGGCGCACCTGCGGAACTGTTTGGCTGGGTACACTCACCACTGGACAATCCATCCCAATGGGCAGGTCACCACTTATATTGGTGCCTGCCTCAATGTTCTCGGCGGGCCGAGTCCAGGGACGTGGGTGTCCACTCAGTTTTGCGACGGCAATATCGATCAAGGCTGGGACAGTGTCCCGTGA
- a CDS encoding alpha/beta fold hydrolase: protein MTEGAPELSAQAQDGAIAPLDVNGSGVLPPVEARVRRLFWLLERLAPALGSRWAVELWCTPPVLESALRMPPGVSPGRPVEAYWDGHRVAGEEWGEGPPIYLVHGWGGQRAHLAIFVKPLVEAGYRVIAFDLPSHNESDPGELAPGRTTATECADAIAAMIETHGPAHAVVAHSLGANATALAAAQGAPVGRLVLLAPMGDFPLYLDWFAARHGFGRRIRAGLHRRLEKRIAMPLQETNMTRIGRRANYPPLLLIHDPDDPDSPYAASKRLAAAWQGAQFMTTQGLGRLAHYRILRHRPAIRAGVEFIGATTQPGP from the coding sequence ATGACTGAAGGAGCTCCTGAACTGTCGGCACAAGCGCAGGACGGCGCGATTGCCCCGCTCGATGTCAACGGCTCCGGAGTCCTTCCCCCGGTCGAAGCCAGAGTGCGCAGACTCTTTTGGCTGCTCGAGCGCCTCGCGCCCGCTTTGGGATCGCGGTGGGCAGTCGAGTTATGGTGCACCCCACCGGTTCTCGAGTCGGCTCTGCGCATGCCACCGGGGGTGTCCCCGGGCCGGCCGGTCGAAGCGTATTGGGATGGGCATCGGGTCGCTGGTGAGGAATGGGGCGAGGGACCGCCGATATATCTGGTACATGGCTGGGGCGGCCAGCGCGCGCATCTGGCAATCTTCGTCAAACCGCTGGTGGAGGCGGGGTATCGAGTCATTGCGTTCGACCTGCCCAGCCACAACGAATCTGATCCAGGTGAGCTTGCGCCCGGGCGTACCACCGCCACTGAGTGCGCCGACGCGATTGCGGCCATGATCGAGACCCATGGGCCCGCCCACGCGGTGGTGGCTCACTCACTCGGGGCGAACGCGACTGCGTTGGCGGCGGCCCAGGGCGCACCCGTAGGGCGCTTGGTCCTATTGGCGCCAATGGGCGATTTTCCTCTCTATCTCGACTGGTTCGCCGCACGCCATGGCTTCGGTCGCCGGATCCGCGCGGGCCTGCACCGTCGTCTGGAAAAACGGATCGCCATGCCGCTGCAAGAGACGAACATGACGCGGATCGGTCGGCGAGCCAACTACCCACCACTGCTGCTCATCCACGACCCCGACGACCCGGACAGCCCCTATGCCGCCAGCAAGCGCCTGGCCGCGGCGTGGCAAGGCGCACAATTCATGACCACACAAGGGCTCGGCCGCCTGGCGCATTACCGAATCCTGCGCCACCGTCCCGCTATTCGCGCCGGGGTGGAATTCATCGGCGCAACCACGCAACCTGGCCCGTAG